One Phragmites australis chromosome 23, lpPhrAust1.1, whole genome shotgun sequence DNA window includes the following coding sequences:
- the LOC133905870 gene encoding uncharacterized protein LOC133905870: protein MAGGEMAMCTPAFVSRVVQSRWFVVFASTVVMAASGSTYIFALYSKELRSKLGYNQQTLNTLSFFKDLGTNVGIVSGLVQQVAPTWAVLLIGAGMNLVGYLMIYLALTGHTAAPPVWLMCFYICFGANALTFSNTGALVACVKNFPESRGIVIGLLKSFVGLSGAIYTQLYLAIYGDDASSLVLLVAWLPAAFNIFCVYTIRVLPYVRRRDGEKTYNKPFFHFLYLSIALASYLLVMIVVQKQVQFSHAAYVVTSTALLIILFSPIGVVVREEYKAVSQLEQSLQQPPAIAVEKPTSNEKADESSPPLCGSGVMGCITNMFKPPALGEDYSIMQALVSVEMLVLFVISVFGIGGTLTAIDNMAQIGQSLGYPAKSINTFVSLISIWNYAGRAGAGYISEFLLARYRFPRPLVLTAVLLISCIGHLLIAFGVSQSLYAASVIIGFCFGAQWPLLFAIISEVFGLKYYSSLFNFGSAASPAGAYVLNVIVAGRMYDAEAAKQHGGVAVVGDKICKGVVCFKRAFLIITGVTFGGMLVSLILVWRTRNFYRGDIYAKFKVEPTTTDGSSHGGVEMVDGTKASAPEESKGKKKKDRGG from the coding sequence ATGGCCGGCGGCGAGATGGCCATGTGCACGCCGGCGTTCGTGTCGCGGGTGGTGCAGAGCCGGTGGTTCGTGGTGTTCGCGTCCACCGTGGTGATGGCGGCGTCTGGGTCGACGTACATCTTCGCGCTCTACTCCAAGGAGCTCCGGTCCAAGCTGGGGTACAACCAGCAGACGCTCAACACGCTATCCTTCTTCAAGGACCTCGGCACCAACGTCGGCATCGTGTCCGGGCTGGTGCAGCAGGTCGCGCCGACGTGGGCCGTGTTGCTCATCGGCGCCGGCATGAACCTGGTGGGGTACCTCATGATCTATCTCGCGCTCACAGGGCACACGGCGGCGCCGCCCGTCTGGCTCATGTGCTTCTACATCTGCTTCGGCGCCAACGCGCTCACCTTCTCCAACACCGGCGCGCTCGTCGCCTGCGTCAAGAACTTCCCAGAGAGCCGCGGCATCGTCATCGGCCTGCTCAAGTCCTTCGTCGGCCTCAGCGGCGCCATCTACACGCAGCTCTACCTCGCCATCTACGGCGACGACGCCTCGTCGCTCGTCCTCCTCGTCGCATGGCTCCCCGCCGCCTTCAACATCTTCTGCGTGTACACCATCCGCGTCCTGCCCTACGTCCGCCGCCGCGACGGCGAGAAGACCTACAACAAGCCCTTCTTCCACTTTCTCTACCTCTCCATCGCCCTCGCCTCCTACCTCCTCGTCATGATCGTCGTGCAGAAGCAGGTGCAATTCTCCCACGCCGCGTACGTCGTCACCTCGACGGCTCTGCTTATCATCCTCTTCAGTCCCATCGGCGTGGTCGTCAGGGAGGAGTACAAGGCCGTCTCCCAGCTTGAGCAGTCGCTGCAGCAGCCGCCGGCCATCGCCGTCGAAAAACCTACATCTAATGAGAAGGCTGATGAGTCGTCTCCGCCGTTGTGTGGCAGCGGCGTCATGGGCTGCATCACCAACATGTTCAAGCCGCCGGCTCTGGGGGAGGACTACTCCATCATGCAGGCGCTGGTCAGCGTGGAGATGCTGGTCCTGTTCGTCATCTCCGTGTTCGGCATCGGCGGCACACTGACGGCGATCGACAACATGGCGCAGATCGGGCAGTCGCTGGGGTACCCCGCAAAGAGCATCAACACCTTCGTCTCGCTCATCAGCATCTGGAACTACGCAGGACGTGCCGGCGCCGGTTACATCTCGGAGTTCCTCCTTGCCCGGTACAGGTTCCCGCGGCCGCTGGTGCTGACCGCCGTGCTGCTCATCTCCTGCATCGGCCATCTCCTCATCGCCTTTGGCGTGTCACAGTCGCTGTACGCCGCGTCAGTGATCATCGGCTTCTGCTTCGGCGCGCAGTGGCCGCTGCTGTTCGCCATCATCTCCGAGGTGTTCGGACTCAAGTACTACTCCTCGCTCTTCAACTTTGGCTCCGCGGCCAGCCCCGCCGGCGCTTACGTGCTCAACGTGATCGTCGCCGGGCGCATGTATGACGCCGAGGCGGCAAAGCAGCACGGCGGCGTGGCCGTCGTCGGGGACAAGATCTGCAAGGGGGTGGTGTGCTTCAAGCGCGCCTTCCTGATCATCACGGGCGTGACGTTCGGCGGCATGCTCGTGTCTCTGATACTGGTCTGGAGGACGAGGAACTTCTACAGGGGGGACATCTACGCCAAGTTCAAGGTGGAGCCGACGACCACTGACGGTAGCAGCCACGGCGGCGTCGAGATGGTGGATGGGACGAAGGCAAGTGCACCGGAGGAGAGCAagggcaagaagaagaaagatcgAGGTGGGTAA
- the LOC133905871 gene encoding protein yippee-like At4g27745: MAELVGPRVYSCCNCRNHVCLHDDIISKAFQGRNGRAFLFSHAMNVVMGAKEDRQLMTGLHTVADIYCNDCQEVLGWKYERAYEETQKYKEGKFIFEKSKIVKRTGSIQD, from the exons ATGGCGGAACTGGTGGGGCCGCGCGTGTACAGCTGCTGCAACTGCCGGAACCACGTTTGCCTCCACGACGACATCATCTCCAAGGCCTTTCAG GGGAGGAACGGCCGTGCCTTTCTGTTCTCTCATGCCATGAATGTAGTTATGGGGGCGAAGGAGGATAGGCAACTTATGACAGGACTACACACGGTTGCTGATATCTACTGCAATGACTGCCAAGAGGTGCTGGGCTGGAAGTACGAGAGAGCATACGAAGAGACACAAAAGTACAAGGAAGGGAAGTTCATATTTGAGAAGTCAAAGATTGTCAAGAGAACTGGTAGTATCCAAGATTAG